The DNA sequence GCAAATTCTCGATAGACACGCCGGCGGTATCAGCAAACTCTCATTGGCGCAGTTGCCCACGCCTTTGCAGCCTTTATCTCGACTTACCGCACAACTTCGATCAAATAATCCAAATTCGCCGAAGATTTGGGTGAAACGCGATGACCTCAGCGGTCAGCTATTGTCGGGCAATAAAGTTCGCAAGCTTGAATACACCTTGGCATATGCGCTGGATCAGGGTGCGAATGCCATTATCACTGCGGGCGGCGTTCAGTCAAATCATTGCCGTGCCACGGCAGCTGCCTGCGCGCAGCTGGGCTTGCGCTGTGATTTAATTCTACGCGGCGAGTCGCCAGCGATAGCCGATGGCAATCTACTGCTGGATAAATTGCTGGGCGCCCATTTGCATACCATTCCGCCAAGGCAGTATTATGATCAGCTTGACAATTATGTTGCGGAACTTCAGTCAGAGTTAACTCAGCAGGGCTTGTCGCCATGGTATATTCCGGTTGGCGCCAGCGACGGCTATGGCGTTTGGGGCTATTTGCAAGCTGCTGATGAATTGCTCGATCAAGCGTCTATTCAGGATATTCAACTGGATGCCTGTGTGATGGCAACCGGCTCTGGTGGCACGGCGGCAGGGCTGAGTTTGGGGATGCAGCTATTTGCTGGCAATAATGTTCAAGTATTTGCCTATAACGTCTGCGATGATGCTAGATATTTTGAGCAAAAATCGCGTCAAGATATTCAGGCCTGGCAGGCGCTGTTTGACCCTGAGCATCATTTAGAGATCGATTTAGCCAATCTACCGCTGCATATTGTTGATGGCTTTGTTGGCGAGGGCTATGGCAAGGCTAGCCGGTCGGTTTATAGACGGATCAAGCAGTTGGCTGGTTTAGAGGGGGTTGTACTCGATCCGGTTTATACTGCTAAAGCATTTGACGGCTTTTCTCAGCACCTACTGGCAGGTCAATATGATCACTTTGAAAACGTGGTATTTATGCACACCGGGGGCTTATTTGGTGTGTTTCCGCATCGTGAGTTATTGTTCTAGGGGTTTTATTGCTCTGGAAAGTTTATCTGAAGCGAGTGTTGTCTGAGATTCATGCTATTCGAGATAACTACTCTTCATAACTACTCTTCGAGATTTATATCATCAGTTTGTGAGTTCAGCTTAAACATTTATCCCTTGTAAATAACTTCATCAGCCTGTTACTTTTAATAATGCATTAGGCGCGGCACTCGGTCACTGACATGCACTAAAAGCTCATAGGCTATGGTATTAGCAGCCTTTGCCACCAGCTCACAGGGAATATTCTCGCCCCAGAGCTCAACCGTGTCTGCTAGCTTCACGTCAATATCGGTAACATCAATTGCCAACATATCCATGGAAACTCTTCCTGCTAAGGCAGCTTTTTGTCCATTAATCCACACGGGCGTGCCGCTAGGTGCATGACGAGGGTAACCATCAGCATAGCCTGCAGAAACAGTGGCGATAAGGCTGTCACGTTGGGTAACAAAAGTCGCATTATAGCCAATCGATTCGCCAGCTTTACAGTGGTGAAGCGCAATGACTTTTGCTTTGAGTCGCATCACTGGTTGAAGCTGCTCAGCTATTGCTGCGTCATTGGGGTTGGGGTTTATACCATAGCTTGCGATGCCTGCGCGCACCGCATCTAAATGATAATCTTCAAAGTAAAAGACCGCAGCAGAATTCGCCAGGCATAGCTTGAGAGGAATATGCTGTTGCTCAAGCCAATCTTTGATAGGGCTGAGTGCATTTATTTGTTGCTGGGTTTGAGACGCATTGACATCTTCAGCAGAGGCGAAATGGCTCATAAATCCTTTACAGCAATTATTAATATGAGTCGCCAATGATGCCGAATTTTGAGTGAATAAGTGGATTAAATTCTGGCTAGTCATGCCGAGTCGATTCATGCCCGTGTTGAGCTTTAGCCAAAACTGGGGCATTGCAGAGTGGCCTGGTAATATATTGGCCATCTGGCTAAGTAAATGTTCGTGATGGATAACCGCCTCTAAGTCCAGTGTCGCACATAGGGCCAAATCGTCTAGCGTTTGAATGCCTGACATCACCATAATCGGTTGCGTAATGCCACTGCTGCGTAATTGTTCGGCCTCGTCGAGTCTAGCTACCGCAAATCCGTGGACTTGATTCAGCGTTGCCAAAATAGTCGCTATTTCAAGCATGCCGTGCCCATAGGCATTAGCTTTTACCACGACATACAGCCTAGCATGACCAACCTGTTGTTTTAATACAGCAATGTTGTGAGCGAGTGCCGGTGCGCTTATGTCTGCCCAAACTAGAGGGGCTGTTGAGGTTGATTTCATGTTTATTGGTGCGGTTTAAATGCCGGTCATGTTAGCAAAATTATGTTTCTGTGTCTGTTGGCAGCCATCAGTCACTGGATATTTACGATTAAAATTTGTGAAAAAGCAAAA is a window from the Pseudomonadales bacterium genome containing:
- the alr gene encoding alanine racemase → MKSTSTAPLVWADISAPALAHNIAVLKQQVGHARLYVVVKANAYGHGMLEIATILATLNQVHGFAVARLDEAEQLRSSGITQPIMVMSGIQTLDDLALCATLDLEAVIHHEHLLSQMANILPGHSAMPQFWLKLNTGMNRLGMTSQNLIHLFTQNSASLATHINNCCKGFMSHFASAEDVNASQTQQQINALSPIKDWLEQQHIPLKLCLANSAAVFYFEDYHLDAVRAGIASYGINPNPNDAAIAEQLQPVMRLKAKVIALHHCKAGESIGYNATFVTQRDSLIATVSAGYADGYPRHAPSGTPVWINGQKAALAGRVSMDMLAIDVTDIDVKLADTVELWGENIPCELVAKAANTIAYELLVHVSDRVPRLMHY
- a CDS encoding D-cysteine desulfhydrase family protein, which codes for MHFQQILDRHAGGISKLSLAQLPTPLQPLSRLTAQLRSNNPNSPKIWVKRDDLSGQLLSGNKVRKLEYTLAYALDQGANAIITAGGVQSNHCRATAAACAQLGLRCDLILRGESPAIADGNLLLDKLLGAHLHTIPPRQYYDQLDNYVAELQSELTQQGLSPWYIPVGASDGYGVWGYLQAADELLDQASIQDIQLDACVMATGSGGTAAGLSLGMQLFAGNNVQVFAYNVCDDARYFEQKSRQDIQAWQALFDPEHHLEIDLANLPLHIVDGFVGEGYGKASRSVYRRIKQLAGLEGVVLDPVYTAKAFDGFSQHLLAGQYDHFENVVFMHTGGLFGVFPHRELLF